In Nocardioides faecalis, the following proteins share a genomic window:
- a CDS encoding MFS transporter, giving the protein MRSFWASLPTEGRWLLSTVAMQTLGRGLTLPFTLIYLHEVRGFDLGLSGSLMALIAVTGLLVTAPAGILTDRYGARVVLLAGISCAIVGHSVLAVATTPGAAAFALVLIGLNFGISWPAFNALIAAVVTGEVRQQYFGVNFALVNLGIGVGGVVGGLVVDVDRPATFTGIYLADAVSQLIPMALLLFPLRHVHGRAQHADGAGPAPREGYLHILRRREVRWLTALTFVVTFVGYGQLEAGVPGFSRQAAEVSTGAIGAAFAVNTAVIVLLQFTVLSRIRGRRRTRVMLVMSATWVLAWLLLGAAGLVDSSAFAVAGLLGFMLVFGIGETMMQPTVPAMNNDLAADHTRGRYNAINAAAFQGGAIAGPIVAGFLLQHHLAAGYVALMVLGCAVIAATALVLERLVSPAVNGVLDPEPVPR; this is encoded by the coding sequence ATGCGCTCCTTCTGGGCGTCCCTGCCCACCGAGGGCCGGTGGCTGTTGTCCACCGTCGCGATGCAGACGCTGGGCCGCGGGCTGACCCTGCCGTTCACGCTGATCTACCTGCACGAGGTCCGTGGCTTCGACCTCGGCCTGTCCGGAAGCCTGATGGCCCTGATCGCGGTCACGGGCCTGCTGGTGACGGCACCGGCGGGGATCCTCACCGACCGGTACGGCGCCCGTGTGGTGCTGCTGGCGGGCATCTCGTGCGCGATCGTCGGGCACTCGGTGCTGGCGGTGGCGACAACCCCGGGGGCGGCGGCGTTCGCCCTGGTGCTGATCGGTTTGAACTTCGGGATCTCCTGGCCGGCGTTCAACGCCCTCATCGCGGCGGTGGTCACCGGCGAGGTCCGCCAGCAGTACTTCGGGGTCAACTTCGCCCTGGTCAACCTGGGCATCGGTGTCGGCGGGGTCGTCGGCGGACTCGTCGTCGACGTGGACCGCCCGGCGACGTTCACCGGCATCTACCTCGCCGACGCGGTCTCCCAGCTGATCCCGATGGCGCTGCTGCTGTTCCCGCTGCGCCACGTGCACGGCCGGGCGCAGCACGCCGACGGTGCCGGGCCCGCGCCGCGGGAGGGCTACCTGCACATCCTGCGCCGGCGCGAGGTGCGCTGGCTGACCGCGCTGACGTTCGTGGTCACCTTCGTCGGCTACGGCCAGCTCGAGGCCGGGGTGCCCGGCTTCTCCCGGCAGGCCGCGGAGGTCTCGACCGGTGCGATCGGCGCGGCGTTCGCGGTGAACACCGCGGTGATCGTGCTGCTGCAGTTCACCGTGCTCTCCCGGATCCGCGGCCGACGGCGCACCCGGGTGATGCTGGTGATGTCCGCGACCTGGGTGCTGGCCTGGCTGCTGCTCGGCGCCGCCGGCCTGGTCGACAGCAGCGCGTTCGCGGTGGCCGGGCTGCTCGGGTTCATGCTGGTCTTCGGCATCGGCGAGACGATGATGCAGCCCACCGTGCCGGCGATGAACAACGACCTCGCCGCCGACCACACCCGCGGTCGGTACAACGCGATCAACGCCGCCGCCTTCCAGGGCGGCGCGATCGCGGGCCCGATCGTCGCGGGGTTCCTGCTCCAGCACCACCTCGCCGCCGGGTACGTCGCCCTGATGGTCCTCGGCTGCGCGGTGATCGCCGCGACCGCGCTCGTGCTGGAGCGGCTCGTGAGCCCGGCGGTCAACGGCGTGCTGGACCCCGAGCCCGTCCCCCGCTGA
- a CDS encoding NUDIX hydrolase yields MSEHPPFAVAVDLAIFTIRDGALSVLLVERGEEPFAGSWALPGGFVEPDEDAEQAAWRELREETGVAQFDGHLEQLRTYSAPDRDPRMRVVSVAHVALAPDLPEPQAGTDAADARWWVVDDLLDAAADAPELAFDHHQILLDARERVRAKLEYTTLATEFVSEPFTLPELRRVYAAVWGAPPDLGNFRRKVLGTAGFVIPTNARGEATEAGGRRALLYRRGPAKLVQPPMVRG; encoded by the coding sequence ATGAGCGAGCACCCTCCGTTCGCGGTCGCCGTCGACCTGGCGATCTTCACCATCCGCGACGGCGCGCTGTCGGTGCTGCTCGTGGAGCGCGGGGAGGAGCCGTTCGCCGGGTCCTGGGCGCTGCCCGGCGGCTTCGTGGAGCCCGACGAGGACGCCGAGCAGGCGGCCTGGCGCGAGCTGCGCGAGGAGACCGGGGTGGCGCAGTTCGACGGCCACCTCGAGCAGCTGCGCACCTACTCCGCCCCCGACCGCGACCCCCGGATGCGGGTGGTGTCGGTGGCGCACGTGGCGCTCGCGCCCGACCTGCCCGAGCCGCAGGCCGGCACCGACGCCGCCGACGCCCGCTGGTGGGTGGTCGACGACCTGCTCGACGCCGCCGCCGACGCACCGGAGCTGGCGTTCGACCACCACCAGATCCTGCTCGACGCCCGGGAGCGGGTGCGGGCGAAGCTGGAGTACACGACCCTGGCCACCGAGTTCGTCTCCGAGCCGTTCACGCTGCCCGAGCTGCGCCGCGTCTACGCCGCCGTCTGGGGCGCTCCCCCGGACCTCGGCAATTTCCGCCGCAAGGTCCTCGGCACCGCCGGGTTCGTCATCCCCACCAACGCCCGCGGCGAGGCCACCGAGGCCGGCGGCCGCCGCGCGTTGCTCTACCGGCGCGGTCCGGCGAAGCTCGTGCAGCCGCCGATGGTGCGCGGCTGA
- a CDS encoding isochorismatase family protein: MTAPQTPNPASGTEVGAETATETGTPPTPSKALLVVDVQNDFVEGGSLGVEGGRDVARRISEHLAAHADEYAVIAASRDWHLGEGTNGGHFHAPGEEPDFVQTWPVHCVQGHEGSEYAPELVTDAVTHHVVKGMGEPAYSAFEGVTEDGARLLDVLSEAGVREVEVAGIATDYCVRATALDAARAGLFVRLLPGLHAGVAKESSEAALAELAQAGVDVAEVEA, from the coding sequence ATGACCGCTCCGCAGACCCCGAACCCCGCATCCGGCACCGAGGTCGGCGCCGAGACCGCCACCGAGACCGGGACGCCACCCACCCCGAGCAAGGCGCTCCTCGTCGTCGACGTGCAGAACGACTTCGTCGAGGGCGGCTCGCTCGGCGTGGAGGGCGGTCGCGACGTCGCCCGCCGGATCAGCGAGCACCTGGCCGCGCACGCCGACGAGTACGCCGTCATCGCCGCCTCGCGCGACTGGCACCTCGGCGAGGGCACCAACGGCGGGCACTTCCACGCCCCCGGCGAGGAGCCCGACTTCGTGCAGACCTGGCCGGTGCACTGCGTGCAGGGCCACGAGGGCTCGGAGTACGCACCCGAGCTGGTCACCGACGCGGTCACCCACCACGTCGTGAAGGGGATGGGTGAGCCGGCGTACTCGGCCTTCGAGGGCGTCACCGAGGACGGGGCGCGGCTCCTCGACGTGCTGAGCGAGGCCGGCGTGCGCGAGGTGGAGGTCGCCGGCATCGCCACCGACTACTGCGTGCGGGCCACCGCGCTGGACGCCGCCCGCGCCGGGCTGTTCGTCCGGCTGCTGCCCGGCCTGCACGCCGGCGTGGCCAAGGAGTCGTCGGAGGCCGCACTGGCCGAGCTGGCGCAGGCCGGCGTGGACGTGGCGGAGGTGGAGGCATGA
- a CDS encoding N-6 DNA methylase encodes MPKARVDLASGQEPTSAEGDALAYERRLGAELAEQRRRSGAFYTPETLVAWVLDRALPEQPGERVRVLDPACGTGHFLVAAARRLGVRAVHGSDLDPEAVRLARARLQELEPDLPATEIERRVVVADGLLAWSGERFDAVVGNPPFLGQLRRRTGGQAESHRRGLGAYTDTSAVFLHRCLDLVRDGGVVALVQPLSVLATRDAGPVRAAVAERGGLVDFWCSPTPVFEGTGVLTCVPVVRVGEAGPGARHVDADDWGTLAAPAFGIPQVTLATATGPLATLGDLATCTADFRDQYYGLVPFVRDDPHGTPLVTTGLIDPAESRWGQVPTRFARTSYDAPSVDLAALRAGGALAGWAQARLVPKLLVAGQGRVIEAIADEAGAWLPSVPVVSVVPHTADDLWRLLALTLAPPLVAHAAARYLGTGLAPGSVKVSARQLAALPLPADQAAWEVAAGHARDAQHAGSAGERARHLRATGAAMTRAYGAGEDVLEWWCARVPRRS; translated from the coding sequence GTGCCGAAAGCCCGTGTCGATCTCGCGTCCGGGCAGGAGCCGACCAGCGCGGAGGGCGACGCTCTCGCCTACGAGCGCCGCCTCGGTGCGGAGCTGGCCGAGCAGCGCCGCCGCAGCGGTGCGTTCTACACCCCCGAGACGCTCGTGGCGTGGGTGCTGGACCGCGCCCTGCCGGAGCAGCCCGGGGAGCGGGTGCGGGTCCTCGACCCGGCCTGCGGCACCGGCCACTTCCTCGTCGCCGCGGCCAGGCGCCTCGGCGTGCGCGCGGTGCACGGCTCCGACCTGGACCCGGAGGCGGTGCGCCTGGCCCGCGCCCGGCTGCAGGAGCTGGAGCCCGACCTGCCCGCCACCGAGATCGAGCGCCGCGTCGTCGTCGCCGACGGCCTCCTCGCCTGGAGCGGCGAGCGGTTCGACGCCGTGGTCGGCAACCCGCCGTTCCTGGGCCAGCTGCGGCGTCGTACCGGGGGACAGGCGGAGAGCCACCGCCGCGGCCTGGGCGCCTACACCGACACCAGCGCGGTCTTCCTGCACCGCTGCCTGGACCTGGTCCGCGACGGCGGTGTGGTCGCCCTCGTGCAACCGCTGTCCGTGCTCGCCACCCGCGACGCCGGACCCGTGCGCGCCGCGGTCGCCGAGCGCGGCGGCCTCGTCGACTTCTGGTGCTCCCCGACGCCGGTCTTCGAGGGCACCGGGGTGCTGACCTGCGTGCCCGTGGTCCGCGTGGGCGAGGCCGGCCCGGGAGCCCGGCACGTCGACGCCGACGACTGGGGCACCCTCGCCGCACCGGCCTTCGGCATCCCGCAGGTCACCCTCGCCACCGCGACCGGACCCCTCGCCACCCTGGGGGACCTGGCGACCTGCACCGCCGACTTCCGCGACCAGTACTACGGCCTCGTCCCCTTCGTTCGCGACGACCCGCACGGCACCCCGCTGGTCACCACCGGCCTCATCGACCCCGCCGAGTCGCGCTGGGGCCAGGTGCCCACCCGCTTCGCGCGCACGTCGTACGACGCCCCGTCGGTCGACCTCGCCGCGCTGCGCGCCGGCGGGGCGCTCGCCGGGTGGGCGCAGGCGCGGCTGGTGCCCAAGCTGCTGGTGGCCGGGCAGGGCCGGGTCATCGAGGCCATCGCCGACGAGGCCGGCGCCTGGCTGCCGTCGGTGCCGGTGGTCAGCGTGGTGCCGCACACCGCGGACGACCTGTGGCGGCTGCTCGCCCTGACCCTCGCGCCGCCGCTCGTCGCGCACGCCGCCGCGCGCTACCTGGGCACCGGGCTGGCGCCGGGCTCGGTGAAGGTCAGCGCCCGCCAGCTCGCGGCGCTGCCGTTGCCCGCCGACCAGGCTGCCTGGGAGGTCGCGGCCGGCCACGCCCGCGACGCCCAGCACGCCGGCAGCGCCGGGGAGCGGGCCCGGCACCTGCGGGCGACCGGCGCGGCGATGACGCGCGCCTACGGGGCCGGCGAGGACGTGCTCGAGTGGTGGTGCGCGCGAGTGCCTCGCCGGTCCTAG
- a CDS encoding allantoate amidohydrolase has product MPGFEEMWREVSAIGRSARTGGYDRTPWSSAELELRAWFRRAAQVRGLRLAEDGFGNLAAWWDPPDPADTGADAGADAGADAVLTGSHLDSVPDGGAFDGALGIVAGFGAIDLLHERGVRPTRRIGVAAFAEKEGSRFGLACLGSGLATGAVDWSTARALRDAAGVRLGDLVPGPDAASPDAASPDAARAEVGLLAGVGTFLELHVEQGRALAERDAAIGVARGTWPHGRWRYDFTGRADHAGTARMEDRADPMLGYAMTALAANKQARLSGQRATFGCVEVHPGASDIVPSLVRGWLDARAESEEALALLVAAIEKQAAQRAGRDGTAVQVSVESRTAAVSFEPGLRDALASRLVAPVLDAQAGHDAGVLQAAGTRAAMLFVRNPTGVSHVPAETASTADCLAGVAALATALDLTTALDLAAGGER; this is encoded by the coding sequence ATGCCGGGCTTCGAGGAGATGTGGCGTGAGGTGAGCGCGATCGGGCGTTCCGCACGCACCGGCGGCTACGACCGCACGCCGTGGAGCAGCGCCGAGCTCGAGCTGCGGGCGTGGTTCCGGCGGGCGGCGCAGGTGCGTGGCCTTCGCCTCGCCGAGGACGGCTTCGGCAACCTGGCCGCCTGGTGGGACCCGCCCGATCCCGCCGACACCGGTGCCGACGCCGGTGCCGACGCCGGTGCCGACGCCGTGCTGACCGGCTCCCACCTCGACTCCGTCCCCGACGGTGGCGCCTTCGACGGCGCGCTCGGCATCGTGGCCGGCTTCGGCGCGATCGACCTGCTGCACGAGCGTGGGGTGCGGCCGACGCGGCGGATCGGGGTCGCGGCGTTCGCCGAGAAGGAGGGCTCCCGGTTCGGCCTGGCCTGCCTGGGCTCCGGCCTGGCCACCGGCGCCGTGGACTGGAGCACGGCCCGTGCGCTGCGCGACGCGGCCGGCGTCCGGCTCGGCGACCTGGTGCCCGGCCCCGACGCCGCGAGCCCCGATGCTGCGAGCCCCGATGCAGCGAGAGCCGAGGTCGGACTGCTCGCCGGCGTGGGCACCTTCCTGGAGCTGCACGTCGAGCAGGGCCGCGCCCTGGCCGAGCGCGACGCCGCGATCGGCGTGGCCCGCGGTACCTGGCCGCACGGACGCTGGCGCTACGACTTCACCGGCCGCGCCGACCACGCCGGCACCGCTCGGATGGAGGACCGCGCCGACCCGATGCTCGGCTACGCGATGACCGCGCTGGCCGCGAACAAGCAGGCCCGGCTCTCCGGCCAGCGCGCCACCTTCGGGTGCGTCGAGGTCCACCCCGGCGCGAGCGACATCGTGCCGTCGCTGGTGCGCGGCTGGCTCGACGCCCGCGCCGAGTCCGAGGAAGCCCTGGCGCTGCTCGTCGCCGCGATCGAGAAGCAGGCCGCCCAGCGGGCCGGGCGCGACGGCACCGCCGTGCAGGTCAGCGTCGAGTCCCGCACGGCCGCGGTCTCCTTCGAGCCCGGACTGCGCGACGCGCTCGCCAGCCGGCTCGTCGCGCCGGTGCTCGACGCCCAGGCCGGCCATGACGCCGGTGTGCTGCAGGCCGCCGGCACACGGGCGGCCATGCTGTTCGTGCGCAACCCGACCGGCGTCTCCCACGTTCCGGCCGAGACGGCGAGCACCGCCGACTGCCTGGCCGGGGTCGCCGCCCTGGCCACCGCGCTCGACCTGACCACCGCCCTCGACCTGGCCGCGGGCGGCGAGCGATGA
- a CDS encoding formimidoylglutamate deiminase: MTAPATSYLLERAWVDGAVHDDVLVEVADGRFRSVTLLSGADAPAQANGSTRLPGLTLPGAANTHSHAFHRALRGRGGGTGRRREQVYDVAARLDPDSCYPLARATYAEMLAAGYTGVGEFHYLHHQLDGRPYADPNAMGHALIAAARDAGIRITLLDALYLSAGFGAPPQGVQCRFADGSAETWQERVAALVTELSGEPDVRLGVAAHSVRAVPADALEELQPFLVNGIPLHVHLSASPRENEECRAVYGLSPTELLAEHDLLGATTTAVHATHLDAEDIALLGATRTGIALCPTTEHDLGEAIGPARALSEAGATLTLGSGSHAVIDPFAQMRALERAARPAELLAAATAHGHAALGVPDAGALTVGERADLVTLALDSPRTVRTGRDEQAAVLAAAAADVTHVVVDGRVVFDGDHTAVEHDAAAAVDALWR; the protein is encoded by the coding sequence ATGACGGCGCCGGCGACGTCGTACCTGCTCGAGCGGGCGTGGGTCGACGGCGCCGTGCACGACGACGTGCTCGTCGAGGTCGCCGACGGCCGGTTCCGCTCCGTGACCCTTCTGAGCGGGGCCGACGCACCAGCGCAGGCCAACGGCAGCACCCGGCTGCCCGGCCTCACCCTGCCCGGCGCCGCGAACACGCACAGCCACGCCTTCCACCGGGCGCTGCGCGGCCGGGGCGGCGGCACCGGGCGCCGGCGTGAGCAGGTGTACGACGTCGCGGCCCGTCTCGACCCCGACTCCTGCTACCCGCTGGCGCGGGCCACCTACGCCGAGATGCTCGCCGCCGGCTACACCGGCGTGGGGGAGTTCCACTACCTGCACCACCAGCTCGACGGGCGGCCCTACGCCGACCCGAACGCGATGGGCCACGCCCTGATCGCCGCGGCGCGCGACGCCGGCATCCGGATCACGCTGCTCGACGCCCTCTACCTGTCCGCCGGGTTCGGTGCGCCCCCGCAGGGGGTGCAGTGCCGGTTCGCCGACGGCAGCGCCGAGACCTGGCAGGAGCGGGTCGCGGCCCTGGTCACCGAGCTGAGCGGGGAGCCCGATGTCCGGCTCGGCGTCGCCGCACACTCCGTGCGGGCCGTGCCCGCCGACGCCCTGGAGGAGCTGCAACCGTTCCTGGTCAACGGCATCCCCCTGCACGTGCACCTCTCGGCGAGCCCGCGCGAGAACGAGGAGTGCCGCGCGGTGTACGGCCTCAGCCCCACGGAGCTGCTCGCCGAGCACGACCTGCTGGGCGCCACGACCACCGCCGTGCACGCCACCCACCTCGACGCCGAGGACATCGCCCTGCTCGGTGCGACGCGCACCGGCATCGCGCTGTGCCCGACCACCGAGCATGACCTCGGCGAGGCCATCGGTCCCGCCCGGGCACTGTCCGAGGCCGGCGCCACGCTCACCCTGGGCTCGGGCAGCCACGCCGTCATCGACCCGTTCGCCCAGATGCGCGCCCTGGAGCGGGCGGCGCGGCCCGCAGAGCTGCTGGCCGCGGCCACCGCGCACGGTCACGCCGCTCTCGGGGTGCCCGACGCCGGGGCGCTCACCGTCGGGGAGCGCGCCGACCTGGTCACCCTCGCCCTCGACTCCCCGCGCACCGTCAGGACGGGCCGTGACGAGCAGGCCGCGGTGCTCGCCGCCG